The Chthoniobacterales bacterium nucleotide sequence ATCAGAAAACCCGCTAACTGGCATGCGCGCCACGTCCTGCGGACCGTGCGAGGGAAAAGTTCGATGGCAATCTTGTCGATCTGTCATCGGCGGCCTTCCCTCGGCGGGTCCGCGGGGTGGGCGGCGGCCTGCAGGCGGCTGTGCAGCGGACCAGAACATGATAGCCTGCGCTTCGCCTCGTGAAACGAAGCATCTGGATATTTCTCCTCGCCATCGTCCTGCCGAGTATCGCGCTCGGCTGGCTGGCGTTGCGGAGTGCGAACCAGCAGCAGATCATCCTGGAACGCCGCACCGCGCAGCTTTATCAAAAGGAGACCGATGCCGTCGCAACCGCGGCGCGGGGCTTGATCGACGAGGAGCGACGCGCATTTTCCGAGCGCGTGCGCCAGTTGCTCGCGACAGCATCGGCTCCAGAGCTGGCTCGTAATTTCGCAGGGAAGTTCAAAGGCGTCTGGCCTCGCGCGGCGATCGGGTTTGCGCTGAGTGCGGATGGAGATCTCATCTCACCTTCCGCAGACGAAGCGAGCGGTGACGCTGAGCGTCAGAAATTCCTCCTTAACAATAGTGCGTTCCTCTCGGGGAGAGTGCCCGGGACGGTTTACTCCGTGCCCGAAGAACTAAACCCGCTGGATCAGAGGCGAAAAATCAAAACCGAAGCCGACAAGCTCGCCGCCGCAAGGGAGCTAGCCGCGCAAAAATCAGCGGCGACCCAACGGCAAACCACGGTCTCTCCTCCGGCCGCACCAGCACCGACCATGAAGGATGAAAATAAGCTGGCCCTAAGGCGGAACGTCGCGCCGCAACAGGTGCTCAAGGAAGATTTGCCGGCAGTGTCGCAGCTTGTCCCGGCGACAGCGGACTTCAAGGCTCTCACCTCCGATCGGCCCGAGGGCGTCGTCACGCGTTTCATGCAGGACCGGCTCGAGATTCTCTTTTGGCTGCGACCGCCCGAAGCGCCCGGGATGGTTTTCGGCTGTCTCGTCGGGGCCGAGGCCTTGAACGATATCTGGCGGGATGCGTTGCCCGATAATCCCGCGCCCGATTATGTCCTCGCGCTCCTGAACGACAAAACCCGCCCGGTCGCCACCCAGCCGGCCAACGTGACGGGACGCGATTGGCGCCGCCCGTTTGTCGCTTCCGAAATAGGCGAGGCGCTGCCGCACTGGGAAGCGGCGCTCTATCTTGTGCGCCCGGAACAATTGCAGGAAAACGCCCGCCGGGTTCGGCGCAATCTCCTGCTTCTGGTGGCGGCGGCCCTGGCGGCCATCGGCTTTGGCGGCTGGGCCGTCTTCGCGGACGCGCGGCGACAACTTGCGCTCGCCCAAAAGAAAACCGATTTCGTTTCCAATGTCTCGCATGAGCTCAAGACCCCGCTGACGTCGATCCGGATGTTTGCCGAAATGATGCAAAGCGGGAACGCCTCCGCGGAAAAACGTCCCCAGTATCTCAGGATCATTGTGGCCGAAGCCGAACGGCTCACCCGTTTGATTAACAACGTGCTCGATTTCGCGCGCCTCGAGCGAAAGCAGAAGCGTTACGATTTTCGTCCGCTCGATTTGCACGCCGTCCTGGTCCGAACCTGGGAGGGACAGGAACTCCATCTGCGCGAGCAGGGATTCACCACGCGATGGCAGGCCGCGCCACCCCCTTATCCCGTTCGCGGCGATGAGGACGCGCTTGCCCAGATTCTCGTAAACCTCCTGTCGAACGCAGAGAAATACAGCGGCGAACAGAAAGAGGTCGAGGTCCACAGTTACCTGGCGCAGAATTCCGTTCACGTGAGTGTGCTCGATCGTGGTTCCGGCGTTCCTCCTGGCGAAGAAACGAAAATCTTCGAGGCGTTTTATCGGGCGCACGATTCGCTCGCGAGCGGGATCCAGGGTTCCGGCCTTGGCCTGACGCTCGCCCAGCGGCTGGCGAAGGAACACGGCGGCGAGATCACCTACCAGGCGCGGGAGGGCGGCGGGAGTAACGTCACTCTGCGTCTTCCCTTGAACACGGAGGAAACATGAAAAAGCGAGTGCTCGTGGTTGAGGATGATGCCCACATTCGGCTCGGGCTTTGCGATGCCCTGCGCGCGGAAGGGTACGACGTCACGGAGTGCGGCGACGGCGCGCAGGCCGGCCCATTGATCAAACAAACCAAACCCGACCTGATCATTCTCGACATCATGTTGCCGGGGAAAAGCGGGTTCGAATTGTGCCGCGAAATTAGGACCGCGAAGGACCGTGTCCCGATCCTGATGCTCTCGGCCAAGGGCCAGGAGATCGACAAGGTGGTCGGCCTGGAGCTGGGCGCGGACGATTACGTGACCAAACCGTTCAGCCTCCGCGAGCTGCTGGCGCGGGTGCAGGCGCTCCTCCGCCGGGCCCAGGCCGGAGGAGCGGCGAGCGAACTGCCCATGGAGATTGCATTCGGCAAGGTGCGGATCGATTGCAAAGCTTTGCGTGGGAAACGGGGGAAACAGTCGATCGAGCTGACTCCGCGCGAACTCAAAGTGCTGTCGGTGCTTTATCGCGAACGTGGAAACGCGGTTTCGCGCGAAGCGCTTCTAAACGAAGTCTGGGGCGTCGATTACTTCGGCACAACGCGCACCCTGGATCAATTAATCGCGAAGCTCCGGCAAAAAATCGAAGACGTCCCCGGCGAGCCGCGTCATCTGATGACGGTGCACACGCTCGGATATCGCTTGGAAGTTTGAGTGCCCGAGTCCGCCTTGGTTAGCGGAAT carries:
- a CDS encoding response regulator transcription factor: MKKRVLVVEDDAHIRLGLCDALRAEGYDVTECGDGAQAGPLIKQTKPDLIILDIMLPGKSGFELCREIRTAKDRVPILMLSAKGQEIDKVVGLELGADDYVTKPFSLRELLARVQALLRRAQAGGAASELPMEIAFGKVRIDCKALRGKRGKQSIELTPRELKVLSVLYRERGNAVSREALLNEVWGVDYFGTTRTLDQLIAKLRQKIEDVPGEPRHLMTVHTLGYRLEV
- a CDS encoding HAMP domain-containing sensor histidine kinase produces the protein MKRSIWIFLLAIVLPSIALGWLALRSANQQQIILERRTAQLYQKETDAVATAARGLIDEERRAFSERVRQLLATASAPELARNFAGKFKGVWPRAAIGFALSADGDLISPSADEASGDAERQKFLLNNSAFLSGRVPGTVYSVPEELNPLDQRRKIKTEADKLAAARELAAQKSAATQRQTTVSPPAAPAPTMKDENKLALRRNVAPQQVLKEDLPAVSQLVPATADFKALTSDRPEGVVTRFMQDRLEILFWLRPPEAPGMVFGCLVGAEALNDIWRDALPDNPAPDYVLALLNDKTRPVATQPANVTGRDWRRPFVASEIGEALPHWEAALYLVRPEQLQENARRVRRNLLLLVAAALAAIGFGGWAVFADARRQLALAQKKTDFVSNVSHELKTPLTSIRMFAEMMQSGNASAEKRPQYLRIIVAEAERLTRLINNVLDFARLERKQKRYDFRPLDLHAVLVRTWEGQELHLREQGFTTRWQAAPPPYPVRGDEDALAQILVNLLSNAEKYSGEQKEVEVHSYLAQNSVHVSVLDRGSGVPPGEETKIFEAFYRAHDSLASGIQGSGLGLTLAQRLAKEHGGEITYQAREGGGSNVTLRLPLNTEET